A window of the Pseudomonadales bacterium genome harbors these coding sequences:
- the sufS gene encoding SufS family cysteine desulfurase, with protein MFDIRRQFPILGREVNGYPLCYLDNAATTFSPTVVLDKVREFETGYRANVARGVHRLASEATDAYESARASVAKYINAKDVNEVVFTSGTTGSINQLAFGLEGSINPGDEILVSTLEHHSNFVPWQMLCQRTGATLRLIPVSSEGILDLSAIGELVGERCRIIAVTQVSNVTGDISELRTISAAAKRVGAKLVVDGAQAVPHGPVDVQALDIDFYAFSGHKCYGPTGVGVLWGKSEWLEQLPEFMVGGGMVERVTVSGTTFLTSNQRLEAGTPPIAQAIGLGAAVEWLEQLPWGEIREHEARLMNQLFRDLNTISGLRTIGSDLNQPRMPIISFDIEGCHPHDICHIADQYGVALRGGHHCAQPLMDAVGVMATTRASMAVFTSQEDIETLVVALHKVVEVLR; from the coding sequence ATTTTCGATATCCGCCGCCAGTTCCCTATTCTCGGTCGAGAAGTAAATGGCTACCCCCTGTGTTACCTTGACAATGCGGCGACTACTTTTTCGCCCACTGTGGTGCTGGATAAGGTGCGTGAATTTGAAACCGGTTACCGTGCAAACGTGGCGCGCGGGGTACATCGTTTGGCATCTGAAGCCACTGATGCTTACGAGTCGGCTCGGGCTAGTGTGGCCAAATATATTAACGCAAAAGATGTCAATGAAGTTGTTTTTACCTCGGGCACGACAGGCTCGATTAATCAACTTGCCTTTGGCCTGGAGGGCAGCATCAATCCGGGTGATGAAATCTTAGTCTCTACGCTGGAGCATCACAGTAATTTTGTGCCCTGGCAAATGCTCTGTCAAAGAACTGGTGCAACACTCAGGCTTATCCCGGTCAGCTCAGAGGGTATATTGGATTTATCTGCAATAGGTGAGTTGGTTGGAGAGCGATGTCGTATTATTGCGGTCACACAAGTATCCAATGTCACAGGAGATATTTCGGAGCTACGAACAATTTCGGCGGCTGCCAAACGCGTTGGTGCCAAATTGGTGGTGGATGGTGCGCAGGCGGTGCCGCATGGGCCGGTAGATGTACAGGCGCTGGATATCGACTTTTACGCTTTTTCCGGACATAAATGCTATGGACCTACCGGAGTAGGGGTATTATGGGGGAAATCTGAATGGCTGGAGCAGCTACCGGAGTTTATGGTGGGTGGTGGAATGGTGGAACGGGTAACGGTTTCTGGTACCACCTTTTTGACGTCAAATCAGCGTTTAGAGGCGGGCACGCCACCTATTGCTCAAGCCATCGGGTTAGGTGCTGCTGTGGAGTGGCTAGAACAATTGCCCTGGGGCGAAATCCGAGAGCATGAAGCTAGGCTGATGAACCAATTATTTCGGGATCTAAATACCATTTCTGGGTTACGTACGATAGGCTCTGATTTGAATCAGCCAAGAATGCCTATAATTTCCTTTGATATTGAAGGTTGCCACCCTCATGATATTTGCCATATTGCTGATCAATATGGAGTTGCGTTGCGTGGTGGACACCATTGCGCGCAGCCATTGATGGATGCAGTCGGTGTGATGGCGACCACTCGTGCCAGCATGGCGGTTTTTACCAGTCAAGAGGATATTGAGACCTTAGTTGTGGCGCTACATAAGGTAGTTGAGGTGCTGAGATGA
- a CDS encoding NTP transferase domain-containing protein: MIFAQYKRVEALGVILAHTLRLDAVTLKKGTELNAEHLLLLEQAKVEFVTGVRLEPGDVDEDTAAEQIAKQLAGLHLNIGKPIAGRCNLYAKQHGLTQIDSAKINAINLSDGAIAIATLPNSAEAHADQAVASIKIIPFAVSERLLEHCLNILADEKPAIEVMPFQPHHGALILTKSAALKESVLDSTFEVTQGRMRAYDSQVVFHQRCEHKIDEISAALKQALTQGCNPIMVCGAGITVDIGDVIPTAIKECGGEIVQFGMPVEPGNMLLLAKLGKTNIINLPGCSRSPKLNGLDWVLQRILAGIEVKPEHIMAMGVGGLIKDVAHSERRHRRAVQPKHQSKPRIAAIILAAGSSRRMGEQNKLLSQVKGVPMVVSVANAALASNVESITLVTGHESEALETLLAGRNLKFVHNPDYNSGIASSVKIGIASLSDEVDGAIVLLGDMPFVTKSQINELIAEFDPVLERDIVMPVKDGRRGNPVLWSRRYFPAMQKLTGDTGAKTILKEYAANVWEVPISDESIFADIDTQEELDLVNAAG; the protein is encoded by the coding sequence GTGATTTTTGCACAGTATAAACGTGTAGAGGCGCTGGGTGTTATTCTTGCACATACCTTGCGTTTAGACGCTGTCACACTTAAAAAAGGTACTGAACTAAACGCTGAACATCTGTTGCTGCTTGAGCAGGCCAAGGTTGAATTTGTGACCGGAGTGCGTTTGGAGCCCGGTGATGTGGACGAAGATACTGCGGCTGAGCAGATTGCAAAACAATTAGCGGGGCTCCATTTAAATATAGGTAAGCCGATTGCCGGGCGCTGTAATCTGTACGCGAAACAGCATGGCTTAACGCAAATAGATAGTGCAAAAATCAACGCGATTAACCTGTCTGATGGTGCGATTGCAATCGCAACTTTGCCCAATAGTGCCGAGGCGCATGCCGATCAGGCGGTGGCTTCAATCAAAATTATTCCCTTTGCGGTTTCAGAGCGTCTGCTTGAACATTGCCTAAATATTTTGGCAGATGAGAAACCGGCAATCGAAGTGATGCCATTTCAGCCTCACCATGGCGCTCTTATTTTAACTAAATCGGCTGCCCTGAAAGAGTCTGTGCTTGATTCGACCTTTGAGGTCACGCAAGGGCGTATGCGCGCTTATGACAGTCAGGTGGTTTTTCATCAGCGTTGCGAGCATAAAATTGATGAAATTAGTGCAGCGCTTAAGCAGGCACTCACTCAAGGTTGTAACCCGATTATGGTTTGCGGTGCTGGAATTACGGTTGATATTGGCGATGTGATCCCAACCGCTATCAAAGAGTGTGGCGGCGAGATTGTCCAGTTTGGAATGCCAGTTGAGCCGGGTAATATGCTGCTTCTCGCGAAACTCGGCAAGACGAATATTATTAATCTCCCGGGCTGTAGTCGTTCACCTAAGCTCAATGGCTTGGACTGGGTATTACAGCGTATTCTTGCGGGTATTGAGGTTAAACCAGAGCATATTATGGCGATGGGTGTCGGTGGTCTCATTAAAGATGTTGCCCACTCGGAGCGACGGCATCGTCGGGCAGTTCAGCCTAAACATCAGAGCAAGCCCCGAATTGCGGCGATTATACTTGCCGCTGGTAGTTCCCGGCGCATGGGCGAACAAAATAAATTGCTGTCTCAGGTCAAAGGTGTGCCGATGGTAGTCAGTGTTGCTAATGCGGCACTAGCGTCCAATGTTGAATCCATCACCTTAGTGACGGGGCATGAATCCGAAGCGCTGGAAACTTTGTTGGCTGGGCGTAATTTGAAATTCGTGCATAATCCTGATTATAACTCAGGTATTGCTAGCTCAGTAAAAATAGGTATTGCAAGTCTGTCTGATGAGGTTGATGGCGCGATAGTGCTACTTGGTGATATGCCTTTCGTCACCAAATCACAAATTAATGAACTTATTGCAGAATTTGATCCGGTATTGGAGCGTGATATCGTGATGCCGGTTAAGGATGGTCGTCGCGGCAATCCAGTGCTCTGGTCGCGACGTTATTTTCCTGCGATGCAGAAATTGACTGGTGACACTGGCGCCAAAACGATTTTAAAAGAATACGCTGCCAACGTCTGGGAAGTGCCCATCAGTGATGAGTCCATCTTCGCCGATATTGATACACAGGAAGAGCTGGATCTTGTTAATGCAGCAGGATAA
- a CDS encoding XdhC family protein, with protein sequence MNTAIFARLFQDRENKHPVALVTRLRDGLQTLLYQNREPFGHLVLTAEQSQQAKDMLHSGRSGKIAGPEDELFVRSYVPDYRLLIVGAVHIAQKLAILAMEVGYQVSVIDPRRAFATTERFPGVDLLCEWPDEAFERLQPDSQTAVVTLTHDPKIDDPAIIEALNSDAFYIGCLGSTRTHAKRVERLTELGLAEQLDRICAPVGINLGGRSPAEVAVATLAQIIQARYARKG encoded by the coding sequence ATGAATACAGCAATTTTCGCACGGCTTTTTCAAGATCGAGAAAATAAACATCCGGTTGCTTTGGTGACGAGACTGCGAGATGGCTTGCAGACGCTTCTTTATCAAAACCGTGAACCCTTTGGACATTTAGTTTTAACTGCCGAACAAAGTCAGCAGGCAAAAGACATGCTGCACAGCGGGCGTAGTGGAAAAATAGCTGGTCCTGAGGACGAACTCTTTGTGCGGAGCTACGTACCTGATTACCGACTACTCATTGTGGGCGCAGTTCATATAGCACAAAAACTTGCGATATTAGCCATGGAGGTCGGTTATCAAGTTAGTGTGATCGATCCTCGCCGCGCCTTTGCCACTACTGAAAGATTCCCTGGTGTCGATTTACTTTGCGAATGGCCGGATGAAGCCTTTGAGCGGTTGCAGCCGGATAGTCAAACGGCGGTAGTGACACTCACGCATGATCCAAAAATTGATGACCCGGCCATTATCGAGGCGCTGAACAGCGATGCCTTTTATATTGGTTGCTTGGGCAGCACGCGAACCCATGCCAAGCGTGTTGAACGATTAACTGAACTCGGTTTGGCAGAGCAATTGGATCGTATTTGTGCTCCGGTAGGCATTAACTTAGGAGGACGTTCCCCCGCAGAAGTCGCGGTTGCTACTTTGGCACAGATTATCCAGGCGCGCTACGCGAGGAAGGGCTAG
- a CDS encoding XdhC family protein, with protein MDDTLTKYDSGAGLPDELVTLKQWLEEGRQVALATVVQTWGSSPRSTGSHLVIDTQSNFVGSVSGGCIEGAVVAEALEVIAEGKPKLLEFGVSNEEAWEVGLTCGGAIQIYVEPLQ; from the coding sequence ATGGATGATACCCTTACTAAATATGATAGTGGCGCAGGCTTACCAGATGAGTTGGTCACGCTTAAGCAATGGCTTGAAGAAGGTCGTCAGGTAGCATTGGCTACAGTGGTGCAAACCTGGGGATCTTCGCCTCGCTCTACTGGTAGTCATTTGGTGATTGATACACAGTCAAATTTTGTCGGATCAGTTTCAGGTGGTTGTATAGAGGGCGCCGTTGTTGCTGAAGCGCTTGAGGTTATTGCCGAAGGCAAGCCTAAACTGCTTGAATTCGGCGTGAGTAACGAAGAAGCTTGGGAGGTAGGTCTAACCTGCGGCGGGGCAATCCAGATTTATGTGGAGCCATTGCAATGA
- a CDS encoding molybdopterin-dependent oxidoreductase: protein MGEFKSVGKNVTRVDIRAKVTGRAKYAGDIDMPGMVYGKIIRCLEYAHAKVKSIDFSEAKKMPGVIKTLGPEDVTAKTYNQSVIDLMASEQEAKWMGDIEEQNIFTKHVKFYGDGIGAIIAETEEQAERAAAKVKVEYEALPVYLTPEQSSAPDAIQFVEGKPGNRAFQLPAEMFPNNCLGWGDVDEAFKEADVVVEDRFYTPKQKQCQMEPNNYIALYDDEGRLNCWSSCQMPKLAHVKLARLFEMPMSRVKFNQTVVGGGFGARLGLVMEPEVCALAIAVPGRPVKLLQPREEDWLSSPSRHPSDYWMKMGFKKDGTPVAIDAISKNFKGGYYLDGSALASTTGFWLQGMYKVENLRYRGESYFTNQPVCGAYRGYGNPQTNFVLEQLVDRACNELNVDPLEWRKKWHKTVGDNSWIGFTQYSSCALDECLDKGAEAIGWKEKRAKYANQTGVKRRGIGLSVGQHTSGAAPMILEHTTCTVRLNEDASAELLLACSDLGQGSHTTLRQIAAESLGFPIDDVHLDVGDSDANGFDIGAHASRTLYVGGNAVKQACEDARRQLFERAAKKLEANVDDLDINDEKEIFVKGSPSKSISAKEICETGVYNFVDHLTGERNGEIGQIQSYVSYMPDHNSPPFFCTFVEVEVDMETGEVKVLELVSAHDIGRAIHPAICEGQMEGGAQQGLGMALTEEIYFDVDGKVKNNSFTDYKMLGSSDMPKMTNILVENPDPYGPFGAKSVGEAGLVTPVGAVANAIYQATGIQFTQGPITPEKILKAIREKAATA from the coding sequence ATGGGTGAATTTAAATCAGTTGGTAAGAATGTAACGCGAGTTGATATTCGCGCGAAGGTAACCGGTCGTGCAAAATATGCCGGAGATATCGATATGCCTGGCATGGTTTACGGCAAAATCATTCGCTGTCTGGAGTATGCTCATGCGAAAGTGAAGAGCATTGATTTTTCCGAAGCTAAGAAGATGCCTGGCGTCATTAAAACGCTGGGCCCAGAGGATGTCACAGCTAAAACCTATAACCAATCGGTTATCGATCTGATGGCTTCCGAGCAGGAAGCTAAGTGGATGGGTGATATCGAAGAGCAAAATATCTTCACCAAGCACGTAAAATTCTATGGTGATGGCATTGGCGCGATTATTGCCGAAACTGAAGAACAGGCGGAACGTGCAGCGGCGAAAGTTAAGGTTGAGTATGAAGCACTACCGGTTTATTTGACCCCAGAGCAGTCATCAGCACCCGATGCAATCCAGTTTGTAGAGGGCAAGCCGGGTAATCGAGCTTTTCAGTTGCCAGCAGAAATGTTTCCAAACAACTGTTTAGGCTGGGGTGATGTCGATGAAGCTTTTAAAGAGGCGGATGTGGTTGTCGAAGATCGATTCTACACGCCGAAGCAAAAGCAGTGTCAAATGGAGCCCAATAACTATATTGCGCTTTATGATGACGAAGGCCGACTCAATTGCTGGTCCTCCTGTCAAATGCCGAAACTGGCGCACGTCAAGTTAGCACGTTTATTTGAAATGCCCATGTCACGAGTTAAGTTCAATCAAACCGTTGTCGGTGGTGGTTTTGGCGCGCGCTTGGGTTTGGTCATGGAGCCCGAAGTGTGTGCGTTAGCAATTGCAGTACCCGGGCGCCCGGTAAAACTGTTGCAGCCTCGTGAAGAAGATTGGCTGAGCTCACCAAGTCGTCATCCATCAGATTATTGGATGAAAATGGGTTTTAAGAAAGATGGTACACCCGTAGCGATAGACGCCATCAGCAAGAACTTTAAAGGTGGATACTATCTCGACGGTTCTGCGCTGGCGAGTACGACGGGCTTCTGGTTGCAGGGCATGTACAAGGTCGAAAACCTACGTTATCGTGGTGAATCCTATTTTACCAACCAGCCGGTGTGCGGTGCCTATCGTGGTTACGGTAACCCGCAAACTAACTTTGTGCTAGAGCAGCTGGTTGATCGCGCCTGTAATGAATTGAATGTTGATCCGCTCGAGTGGCGTAAAAAGTGGCACAAAACAGTTGGTGATAACAGCTGGATTGGCTTTACCCAATATAGTAGCTGTGCGTTGGATGAATGTTTGGATAAAGGTGCAGAAGCGATCGGCTGGAAAGAAAAGCGCGCCAAGTATGCGAATCAAACTGGCGTCAAGCGTCGTGGTATTGGTCTGTCGGTAGGACAGCATACCAGTGGCGCGGCACCGATGATATTGGAGCATACGACCTGTACCGTACGTTTAAATGAAGATGCGTCGGCAGAATTACTGCTGGCCTGTTCTGATTTGGGGCAAGGGTCGCACACTACTTTACGTCAAATCGCCGCTGAATCTTTGGGTTTCCCGATTGATGACGTACACCTTGATGTTGGTGATTCTGACGCCAATGGTTTTGATATTGGTGCGCACGCGAGTCGAACGCTCTATGTTGGTGGTAACGCCGTCAAGCAGGCATGTGAAGACGCACGACGTCAGTTGTTTGAGCGTGCCGCGAAAAAGCTGGAAGCGAATGTCGATGATTTAGATATTAACGATGAGAAGGAAATTTTCGTTAAAGGTTCGCCGAGCAAATCTATTTCTGCCAAAGAAATATGCGAAACCGGCGTTTATAATTTCGTCGACCATTTAACTGGCGAACGTAATGGGGAAATCGGCCAAATTCAAAGTTATGTCAGCTATATGCCGGATCATAACTCGCCGCCATTCTTCTGTACCTTTGTTGAGGTTGAGGTAGATATGGAAACCGGCGAAGTGAAGGTGTTGGAGCTGGTCAGTGCTCATGATATCGGTCGTGCCATTCACCCGGCGATCTGTGAGGGTCAAATGGAGGGCGGTGCACAGCAAGGTTTGGGCATGGCGTTGACGGAGGAAATTTATTTCGACGTCGATGGTAAGGTAAAAAATAACAGCTTTACGGATTACAAGATGTTAGGTTCTTCGGATATGCCGAAAATGACCAATATTCTGGTTGAAAATCCCGATCCTTATGGGCCTTTTGGGGCTAAGAGTGTGGGGGAGGCTGGCTTGGTTACTCCAGTTGGTGCGGTCGCTAATGCGATTTACCAAGCGACTGGCATCCAGTTTACCCAAGGACCTATTACACCAGAGAAAATCCTTAAGGCTATCAGAGAAAAGGCAGCTACTGCCTAG
- a CDS encoding (2Fe-2S)-binding protein, with protein MNKLAVNLKVNGRDYDLSVASNKTLLEVLRDQLDLPDTKYGCGTGECGACTVLIDGKVINSCLTLAAAADGKAITTAIGLEKDGQLHPVQKAFVEETAVQCGYCIPGMVIKTVGLLEQSPDPSEAEIRHWLEGNICRCTGYEKIVAAVKSASKKMTNAGVKAVG; from the coding sequence ATGAATAAATTAGCAGTTAACTTAAAGGTTAATGGTCGAGATTACGACCTGAGCGTGGCGTCAAATAAAACGCTATTAGAAGTTTTACGGGATCAGCTAGATTTGCCAGATACCAAGTACGGGTGTGGTACTGGCGAGTGTGGTGCCTGCACGGTTTTGATTGATGGCAAAGTTATTAATTCCTGTTTAACTTTGGCAGCGGCAGCGGATGGCAAAGCGATCACCACCGCAATAGGTCTAGAAAAAGATGGCCAGTTGCATCCAGTACAAAAAGCTTTTGTTGAGGAAACAGCGGTTCAGTGTGGCTACTGTATTCCTGGCATGGTGATTAAGACAGTTGGGTTGCTTGAACAATCCCCGGACCCAAGTGAGGCGGAAATACGTCACTGGTTAGAGGGTAATATCTGTCGTTGTACTGGCTATGAAAAAATCGTTGCTGCTGTGAAATCAGCGAGCAAAAAAATGACCAATGCCGGTGTTAAGGCAGTCGGTTAA
- a CDS encoding FAD binding domain-containing protein, producing the protein MSTRILSDFNLLIPSTVDEALDILDRLRDKVTVISGGTDVLVAMKFNFENENAMSLAKLSGLDGLSFDAQKGLRVGSKTTIAQLLDSPDVKKYYPAIWEAAVTFATPQIRNTATLVGNLLRGSPAGDGSCAVYALGGSLVFTSKEGEREVDIDDLWVGYATTARKPNELALELRIPAPSAGNINAFKRLTRVNEDLAKLNVAVSMTMKGNVCEDARVAMGCVAATLVRLKQAEALLKGAEINDESLAKVMSAVEAEITPIDDQRSTAEYRKMVSGVIVKRTIEQARQRA; encoded by the coding sequence ATGAGCACCCGTATATTAAGCGATTTCAATTTGCTTATCCCGTCGACGGTAGATGAAGCGTTGGATATTCTTGACCGTTTGCGCGATAAAGTCACTGTTATCTCTGGTGGCACCGACGTGCTAGTGGCAATGAAGTTTAATTTTGAAAATGAAAATGCAATGAGTTTAGCCAAACTCTCAGGTTTGGATGGGTTGTCATTTGATGCGCAGAAAGGGTTGCGTGTCGGTTCTAAAACAACTATCGCTCAATTATTGGATTCCCCCGATGTTAAAAAATATTATCCAGCGATTTGGGAGGCAGCGGTAACATTTGCTACACCTCAAATTCGTAATACGGCTACCTTGGTGGGAAATTTATTGAGAGGTTCACCCGCTGGAGATGGCAGTTGTGCCGTTTATGCTTTAGGCGGCTCTCTGGTATTTACTAGCAAAGAAGGTGAACGCGAAGTTGATATCGATGATCTATGGGTTGGCTACGCTACCACTGCACGTAAACCAAATGAGTTGGCGCTTGAGCTTAGAATTCCGGCACCGAGTGCCGGTAACATCAATGCTTTTAAACGCTTGACGCGAGTGAATGAGGATTTGGCGAAGTTGAATGTGGCCGTCAGCATGACCATGAAGGGTAATGTTTGCGAAGATGCGCGAGTGGCTATGGGCTGCGTTGCGGCGACGCTAGTTCGTTTAAAGCAGGCAGAAGCCCTGCTCAAAGGTGCTGAAATTAATGATGAGTCGTTGGCGAAAGTGATGAGCGCGGTAGAGGCAGAAATTACCCCGATCGACGATCAGCGCTCAACTGCCGAATATCGAAAAATGGTGTCAGGTGTTATTGTTAAGCGCACCATTGAACAAGCACGTCAACGCGCGTAA
- a CDS encoding DUF1329 domain-containing protein codes for MLAGGLSAESFTDADIEGSFYPYKNGTPTYQGYTPGIEVNQDNADQYKAIMDEALYRFVKDGWVTVKTAPTTDFPLTDDYVNATRQYAGNVTVNEKGTLDNYVAGRAFPKEPDANDPKAGLKLVWNYQYGFNSGDSETIYPFWWTFRNMNTGKVERVLKFDWHFMNFSHRVTFDPKPKFDNNPSEIYRGIYSFVKEPYDLANTQLLIHRYEDDTKRDNAWLYLGFQRRVRRLATGQITDAFLGTDLMIEDFEGYNGRVSDYNWEYGGTRDLLLPFYYHNQLEQVSDEPADDPDGFRFVAAHGKGDCFPNVTYQLRKTFTLIGTPKDPNHPLSKRVINLDAQTMTMATLVVYDRKGDMWRWFPIGKSHSDYHLAANKGKGVALDDFAVLLDVQAKHCTTLQFKSLITDEQNQPSLFSVQNLRKAGR; via the coding sequence ATGTTGGCGGGAGGGTTAAGCGCAGAGTCGTTTACCGACGCCGATATTGAAGGGTCATTTTATCCTTATAAAAATGGCACTCCCACTTATCAGGGTTATACGCCCGGTATTGAGGTAAATCAGGATAATGCTGATCAATATAAAGCGATCATGGATGAAGCCTTATACCGGTTTGTGAAAGATGGCTGGGTGACGGTAAAAACAGCGCCAACCACGGATTTTCCCTTAACAGATGACTATGTTAATGCCACACGTCAATACGCTGGTAATGTGACGGTGAATGAGAAAGGCACGTTGGATAACTATGTGGCAGGTCGTGCGTTCCCGAAAGAGCCTGACGCTAATGATCCGAAAGCGGGTTTAAAGCTGGTGTGGAACTACCAGTACGGCTTTAACTCGGGTGACTCTGAAACCATCTATCCATTTTGGTGGACCTTCAGAAACATGAACACCGGTAAAGTTGAGCGAGTGTTGAAGTTTGATTGGCATTTTATGAACTTCTCACACCGGGTGACTTTTGATCCGAAGCCAAAGTTCGACAATAACCCATCTGAAATCTATCGCGGCATCTATTCCTTCGTGAAAGAACCTTACGATTTGGCTAACACGCAATTATTGATTCACCGCTATGAAGATGACACTAAGCGCGATAACGCTTGGTTGTACCTCGGCTTTCAGCGCCGTGTGCGTCGCTTGGCTACCGGTCAAATCACTGACGCCTTCCTGGGTACTGATCTTATGATCGAGGACTTCGAGGGCTATAATGGCCGAGTCTCTGATTATAACTGGGAATATGGCGGTACTCGTGACTTGTTATTGCCGTTTTACTACCACAACCAGTTAGAGCAGGTTTCCGATGAACCGGCTGATGACCCTGATGGCTTCCGTTTCGTGGCTGCGCATGGCAAAGGTGATTGTTTCCCTAACGTGACTTATCAGTTGCGCAAGACGTTCACGTTGATCGGCACGCCTAAGGACCCTAATCACCCGCTAAGCAAGCGAGTGATTAACCTGGATGCGCAAACCATGACCATGGCTACTTTGGTGGTTTATGACCGTAAAGGCGATATGTGGCGCTGGTTCCCCATTGGTAAGTCACATTCCGATTATCACCTAGCCGCTAACAAAGGCAAAGGTGTGGCGTTGGATGACTTTGCGGTACTGCTGGATGTGCAGGCAAAACACTGTACTACTCTGCAATTCAAGAGTTTGATTACGGATGAGCAAAACCAACCAAGTTTGTTTTCAGTACAGAACTTGAGAAAAGCCGGACGCTAA